The genome window ACGCAATCCTGAAGAAAAGCTTAGGATCGGAGCATTCACTGCTCTGCGCTCATGTTCGCGCGTCTTGCTGAGCACTACCGATCGGTTGTTGAAGACCTGGTGATGAGCCTTCGTGCTCTCGCCGATGGCTTGCAGCAACAAGGATTTGCTGCCACTTGCTATGTCTGCGGCGATGACCGTGACGGTCACGGTGCCTCGTTTGTGGCCGATCTGGGCGATGGCCACATGGTGCGTTTTCTCGTGTCGGATTACGGGATCAGCTGGGTGGAATCCCGCAATGGCCACGAGCTGGTGAAATTTGAAGGTGCCGAGGCCATTCAGGAGCTCGAGCGCGTTGCCGCTGCTCTTCACTGCCAACCGGCCCCCATTGCCTCGGCTGTGGGCGCCTGAAGCGCTTCACCGTTGTTGCAGGCTGTTGAAGGCAAGCCTGAGGAAAAGCCCCCGCCGTAGAGCGGGGGCTTTTTATTGCGCTGGTCTGCGACCACTCCCCGCTGGCTTCAGCTGGCGGCCGGCACTGCCTCCTCGCTCGTGCTGGCAGCGCCGCCGCTGGCGGCCAGGCGAGCAGCGGCGGCGGCCACAGGTTTGAGGGAGTCGCTGGTTTCGCTCAGCTTCTCGCGCACCTGGCGCTCGATCTTCTCCTTGGGCTCGGGGTTCTGCTCGAGCCAGGTGATCGTGTTGTCGCGGCCCTGGCCGATGTTGTCGCCTTCGTAGCTGTACCAGGCGCCCTTGCGCACCACCACGCCGTTTTCTTCGGCAAGATCCAGCAGGCAGCCCACGGTGCTGATGCCGCGGCCGAACAGGATGTCGAACTCAGCGATCCGGAACGGCGGCGCCACCTTGTTTTTGGCCACCTTCACCTTGGCGCGGATGCCGTATTCCTCCGTGCCGCGCTTGAGGGTCTGGATGCGGCGGATGTCGAGGCGCACCGACGCGTAGAACTTCAGGGCATTACCGCCGGTGGTGGTTTCGGGGTTGCCGTAGGTCACGCCGATCTTCTGGCGCAGCTGGTTGAGGAAGATCACGGTGCAGCCGGATTTGCCGATGTTGCCGGTGATCTTGCGCATGGCCTGGCTCATCAGGCGGGCCTGGCTACCGACCGCCAGATCGCCCATTTCGCCTTCGATTTCAGCGCGGGGGGTGAGGGCGGCCACCGAGTCGACCACCACGATGTCAACGGCGGCGGAGCGCACCAGCTGATCGACGATCTCCAGCGCCATCTCGCCGGTGTCGGGCTGGGACACCAGCAGATTTTCGATATCCACGCCCAGGGCGGCGGCGTAGACCGGATCCAGGGCGTGTTCAGCGTCGACGAAGGCTGCAACGCCACCGCGGCGTTGCACCTCGGCGATGGCGTGCAGGGTGAGGGTGGTTTTACCGGAACTTTCCGGGCCGTAGATCTCCACCACCCGGCCCTTGGGGTAACCCCCGCCCAGGGCGAGGTCGAGGGTGAGGGCGCCGGTGGGGCTGGTCTCGATCCGCATGCGCGAG of Synechococcus sp. HK05 contains these proteins:
- the recA gene encoding recombinase RecA is translated as MPADTKTSSTAAGASNTNPERDKALGLVLNQIERNFGKGSIMRLGDASRMRIETSPTGALTLDLALGGGYPKGRVVEIYGPESSGKTTLTLHAIAEVQRRGGVAAFVDAEHALDPVYAAALGVDIENLLVSQPDTGEMALEIVDQLVRSAAVDIVVVDSVAALTPRAEIEGEMGDLAVGSQARLMSQAMRKITGNIGKSGCTVIFLNQLRQKIGVTYGNPETTTGGNALKFYASVRLDIRRIQTLKRGTEEYGIRAKVKVAKNKVAPPFRIAEFDILFGRGISTVGCLLDLAEENGVVVRKGAWYSYEGDNIGQGRDNTITWLEQNPEPKEKIERQVREKLSETSDSLKPVAAAAARLAASGGAASTSEEAVPAAS
- a CDS encoding DUF1815 family protein produces the protein MFARLAEHYRSVVEDLVMSLRALADGLQQQGFAATCYVCGDDRDGHGASFVADLGDGHMVRFLVSDYGISWVESRNGHELVKFEGAEAIQELERVAAALHCQPAPIASAVGA